The Anopheles moucheti chromosome 3, idAnoMoucSN_F20_07, whole genome shotgun sequence genome contains the following window.
GAACTGTGTATACACACCACCAACGCCCTAGAAATTCCATTCCTATTCTTATGCACTTCCTTTGCCTTGTAAAGGAATGTGATTTCGGATCTACGCATACAGATGATGGGGAAGCTGCTTTATGAATTTGGTTATTAATTGTCTGTTGCACTAGATTTTGTACTTTAAAATTCACCTTTAACCACGTCATGTCGGGGCTGGAAGACGAAGGTCCTCTGGGCAAAGGGTCTTGTTTAGTCCTTGCCTCCGTATTCACGTTcagttttgtggtgaaatCTTTCGATGAAATCTTTAAATTTTGTCAAAAGTATACTGGGAACGTCACAATTCACtttaaaatgcaattgtttgcAGCTGATGTACCGCAAAACACGAGGGTGGCATTTAGAATGAGCAGCAAATTCTCCTTCACGCTTATCACCCACTATAAAGAGCATCTAGTGAATATGCGCCCACGCTCTATGGTCGAAGTCTCTCACCTCTTTTATATAGCAATCTCATTATTATCATCTACccttatttaaataaaataaaacgtttgATTTGAGGAGGTTGTAGTTgatatttttcagtttttgaAAATGCGAACACCCGATGGGCTGTGAATTGTCCATAGCGTCCATAGAGAGAGAATTATCTGTTGTACAacatatttttatggaaaGAATTTTCCGATTGTCGGCAGTAAAATGGAGAGCATTCATTTTTGAAACCCATCTCATTCTGTTGAGCTTCGTATGGACCCCCACCAGTTGAACAGCAGAACTTCTGAAAAGAACAAACATGAAAATGTGGTTAAACATGTACAAACATTCATAACGAGAagcaaatgtgtgttttattatttcagtATTTTACAATAGCTTTATGAATCATTATGATTTCATTAGAGGTGTCAGAAGTAGCTAGTAACTGTCATCAGGGAAGGATTTACTGTGtcgatagaaaaaaataatcatatttTACCTGTAGCGTCCAATAACCGGCACTGTTAACCATAACTACTGCGGATTATGGAGAAAGTTCTACATTCTTTCCAGGATACATTACTCTGACAGGCGTCAGGACACATCACACCACattagatttatttttccatgggTTTGTTTCTCCTTTCCATCAATGAAGTTGAACGTCTGAAAAGTACAAAAACCAGATTTTAGTTTACCAACTTTTACAtacataaaaagaaacaatagtGAGTTTCATTAGTTCAGTAGTTTGTAACAGCTACGACGAATCATTATGAATTCataagaggtgtcagaaaataGCTAGTTATGATCATCAGAGAAGCTATAACTGTGTAACATAAGAAAACGTCTTCATAATTTAGGATACTTTGGATCACATTTTAACTGGGGAGCAACTGAACCCTACATCTGTATCTTCTATGTCTTACCTTCCATGGTGGCATCTGTGAGTTGTCTATTTTTAGTTAGGCCGTATTCCGGAAGAACGCCGCACCATCATGCAGCATCTATGCACCATCATGCATCTATAGGGAGAAAGCAAAGGATTAAGATTGGGAGCTAGTTCCGAGTTCATTTGGAAGATGATCGTAATGCTTCAGGTATTGTTAAGCGTTACAAATCAAAGGAAATTCATTTGAGGTGTCAGAAAATTAGAAAGCTATCTTAATCATCACATTTAAACTGATGAGCTGTATGTATGGTTTCTTGAGTCTTTACCTGCGATTTCCATTACCCGGTTCTATTGGCCAAGTCATATTGCTGTGTTAAGATTTCGATAGCTTTCCAAGCCATTTGCGGGATGCGCCATATCTTGCCGGCAACCGACCTAGCCATTCACAACCATTTTATTCACAACTTTAATAATCCAATAGGGAGATCGAAAGGATACGCTAGCCTGGTTGGTGATGGATGCCATCCCGTAATCTTAATCGTTCCATTTTCAACAACTGATTGAAAGCATACGCACGTACGAAAGAAATGTGTCATTTTCTCCTTCCATTTCCGCTTATACCCAAGCTGTCATTCATTGTCATTTCAGAGTGTAACATGTCAGATTGAATGCTTGGAATTATGTTGTGCGAAATACGTGTCGGAGAATTTATTAGATTTGAGTTAACCGTTGAATTTTATGTTACTTTCACATTATGTTCGTGTTATTGTTGTGCATTCTTGTTAAATTTGGTTTAATGGATGTAAcaatcgttttttgttttgtaatagaAATATATTTACAGAGGGCCATGCAAAAGCATCTTTTACAAGTTGGTATTTTTCGCATTTGACCGAGGAGCATGGAAGGTGGGTGAGCGCATGCGCTGATTTTGATTAATCCCAAATCCATCTGATCAATAAAAGTGTGTCAAATTAGAAGTAAAATTAGAATCAGCAGTggatgtgttgtgttgtttaaaGAAAATCCATAGAATGGCATTAGCTAAAAGAATCAAACAGTAGAAGTTCTTTACCAAACCTCGCTTGGAATCATTCAATTTCTCTTGTAGCAAACTAAACGTCCGCAGCGCTTAGCTGTGTCGTGGAATGATGGAAGTAATGCTGAAAACGCTGTGCATTTTATTGATGGCCGCATCCATAGCTCACGGAAAGGAAACGACCTACATTACGGACGATGTTTCCGTGTCGGAGCTGTTTTCTCTGCGAATCGAACCGCGTATGTTTAACTGGACGTACGAAGGATTGAGCGAGCAGTTTCTTTACCGATCTGCGCTGGAAGGTTATCCGGATCTACCGTCGTGGGTACGCTACATGTACAGCCCGGAATATCATTCCGGATTCCTGTACGGAACACCTCCACTGCGAAATGCTGACACGCGAGTACCGATCGAAATCATCGCCTTGAACCGATTGACTTACGAAACTAAGCGGCTCGTACTGGTACTGGCCGTGCATCGGAAACAACCGGCGAAGCACattattcaaatgaaaattGACAATCTGAACTGGGTCCACATGATGGATCCGGGGCGgattgaaaatttgaaaaacatttttcgtAACGATTTGTGGCCAGAAAGCCGGTCCGATCTGCACGTTATCTTTATGGATTCTGCCGTTAAGTTGGGTGCCCGTTTACCCTTGCGACCTCAGCAGCGGGAAGGTGTGGTGGTGCATCTCGGAAGTAGTACCGATTTCTCGCCAAGGATGCTTGAACTGCAGGAGGAAGTGAAACCGCTGTACAAAATATCTTCCTGCACATATAAACGGACATCGGTGCAGACAACATTTGAAAATTCGGGATTCAAGCTGGATTGGTGTGCATTTCGACTAGTGAGTTGTTAGTTTCGTGATGAGAGAGATGAGAAAATACAAATGGAATCTTTTTACTTTGCAGGTCACAACGGAGGACGATATTACCGCGTTACCACATCATCCAAACGAAAGTCACAAGCATGCAGGTGTTCGCAAGGATCATCAACACGTGTCCCATTTCCCCGACAAGTGGGATGCCCCGTTGAAGTCGGAAGTACCAGAGCGCAACTATAGCGATGAGATCGCCATATCGTTTGCCATTCCAGGGATGATATTCGCACTGCTACTTTGCGGTCTCACCATCATTCTTTGCTTTCAGCATGAGAAATTGTAAGCATAGCAACCGTTGCCATGGTTTGCCTTGACTTTCGACGCCATTTTTATGttgcattttatgttttatgtgtaCATtaatctgtttttcttttcgcatgTTTCAATTGCGCCACAGGCATGACGACGATTCAgaatattatttcaattatgttTTCTACATTTGCACTGACTTCCTTAGGTAAACGACGATGAGGAAAGCGAAACAAGTTGTTGGCAGTGTTGTATGTCCCTGCGAAAAAAGTATGCCACGTCTAATTGTATCTcccttttctttcccattttgtCAGGATGCAAAAATCCTCCCGTACGGAATACAGCACCATCGCTCCAAACGTGCAGATGGTGCAGTACTCACCGGATGATGTAAACTCCACAATAAAGTTGAAAAGTTTGCGGGAGGCGCCATTCGATGATACTCATTCGGTCAGGTGAGTATCGCACACGCTTAAACACGTTGAAGCGTACTAAATAACTCATCTTTGCTTACAGTCCCACGGAAAGTTACTTCCGCGATGGAGCTACTCACATCGGCAACATGTATATGCGCCCGAAACCTCCACCATACAAGCTGTCCGGCAATGCCAACTCACCAACTTTGAACCGCAACGGCAACTTTGAGATATGACAAACGGAGCCACGAATTTTGTTCTGCTAAATCGATAAACTTCCAAAAAGCGTCGACAATTATATATTGCACAAAGGCACAAAAAGTTTGCTGAGAGACAATGATTGTTGACCGACGGTGAAAAGCAAAGCAGCATATCCTTAGCAAATCCCTGTAAGGAATAACGATTCTCGCCTAGATAAGTATTAATCGTTCAAATTCAGTTGAAGGCAAACATGATAAAAAAGTAATACTATCAGCggccattttttaaaatttaatttaattttacttcaacctattaaTGTATTCTATTCattgaacgggattttcgacCTCAAgatattcatattttttcatctgttcgtaaatgatcctaccgttagatgcgaGAATAgtaaccatgcttgttttcacttccgtaatACTCGTCAGGtgttgccattgcgatactcgtggtgtggtattgttttctctcgccGATTGTACCGCgaaaatgtcctgcctgcgtgtttcggaacagtattgtggtggagtattgtgtttagtatttcgatcgtcacaatttttgcaagtttgcaagccggtattgatgttataaccgacacaatctgtcagtgtactacgaaatagctagcattgtcatagcatatgaataaaatcatattgcaatcattagaactctcttttccgtttgatattacaaCTACTATTTCTGTCTGTCTGGAATACTATtcctgtctttcttgattattacttattcgaagttggagcttatgtccacccatcccaaactgtccaaatacttcatcatatccccgtatagaatactgttcaaactacattgttgtaatctcggtaacatttgcatcgttgttagactgaaattgttctaaaatttccatttctaaatccatacggttggagatcatcaccgcgaaatcgttgatctaaattaaaaaaagaacacgaaaaaggatacttgaagaaatctagtatgcattgatataaaaacgatgtgttcagtgaagaacctatcatagtagtcttgctaaaacattgtcatgcgtgctgaaagcggtctcgttttttttgcattgaaaactcagttggtttgagaaaaattagtgagtgctttgtggtgttgtatccctataatttgctactgctactgttgctgcgggaacaaagtcggactgctgggtccgccgccgtaggttgaccacgcgaaggttggcctaccctgagactctcgcgcaagtctcgttcacctttcagatcAGTTCGGATCAGACGTTAGGCTTTGTAGCTGGATTCCCAGGGCGAGTTTCTAACGTGGATCTTTACTTTCACTGAAAGGGCCGTAGAAGTGAAGGCGCTCGGAATTGTTCGGGTCGGACACTAGCCTGTTGTTCTGAATAATCAGAGTAAGTATCTAGTGTGGACCTCCGTTCAATTCGATTGCCAACCCAGCGACTTGAAGATACCGTGTTAGGGTTTAAAGTACAAGTCAAGTTTATTGGCAATgtctcctgcttatatactaacaatgtgtctgaggtttgaaagtgaaaacgagatgaacgatagaatcattctccttacgttagcaATCTTATGTTGAAAGATCTTACTTTAGCATATCTTGCATTGTGAGGGTCGAATTATTCTTCTTATGTTGGCAAATCTATTGGTGTCGGGTGTACACGCCCGTTGACGGTCGCATTGCGTctgcttatttgcgataattgtcgtatagtcgattgtatttgtttacagtatcaacggtgagggctcttattgtttatgcgcttttcgaacgggtctccggacgttgtttacttacgAGCTCGCGTTTCTGTCAACTGTTATGATTTACGCCCTCACCTTGGGTGCTGGGCATTGCTATgctatgctatgctatggGTGCTATGCTGGCTCATTcataagttttgtttgcttactttgcatttcgaccgatttcgcggatttctcaattgttatgattaaccCCCTTCGGATTctagcatgctcattcatgagttttgttcgcgttcgcaACAGCTACtgaggatattttcgatatttttttacCCTTTTCAATTAGATTtagtgctataaattaactctgctgctaaatttccaaaaatcttacaaccggcacaaattgtttggcctactccgcctgaccgcctactccgcctaccgtttgatctcTCGCTGTAAActagaaccaaaacaaacccgcagctgattatctcagttgtccATACACACGCTACATATAGCCACAGACGGGGATCGTAccgtacagcaaacagcactACTCGCGTGAGCAAAATGTAGgtgttgcccacacacacgcaacacaaaaccacacaagacgatcaaaccgaagagcaaacagttcctctcgtctgagtaaaatgtggatattaTCTCAGTTGTCCATACACACGCTACATATAGCCACAACATGGCGAtcgaatcgctcgaatggtgtgagcgagatcggctgaaGATGCTAAAGCCGAGCTCACTACTGCGCAAATGAGAGAGGGGATTTTCCCCTTAAAgcgatgcagggttggcgtcgtctGTATTCACAAGCCGtactcggtgttgttttggtcgggaaaagctaaactgtgctatgctatgcttgaaaagttcggtagagctatcgagtgaccgtcaaatgttgttgctgccaaaGATAACTTGCTGAACGAGTCATTTATACgagataccaaacgagccaaaaaacATCACGCGGAACATGTCAAAAAagaccccaaaaaccctgcaaaaatatccaacgtaggggaaactcctctctcacgcgcaatgataacacgcgagagcggctcagctatatgcacgctgcagtGACatagatgttacctcttgttttggatgctctcttggtgtcgcaaatctgaaaacggccggTTTTGTAAGGAATTTCGTAGCAGCGGATGGAAAGTTTTGGCGAGGATGCCGTTTCATCCACCTTCCTtaccctagcgatcgctctcgcgggtttgatggtatgcaatgcaatacggatGGGCAAATATATGCCACGCCTagtttacactagcgatcgctctcacgggtttgaaggtatgcaatgttcaaaattaaccacgtttattaaattatacacCTCCATTATACTTCCacattgttttatcaataaaaatactttcggatggtgcttgttgcgaaacgaaaatcgccaatttaagagtcgaaagacaataattaatttgcattgctgttagtattttcagttttatttcatttgttaGTTTGATCGTtcttttattacactcttgcctttacaacaaagtaatttcgttttgtgttttgttcgtaTGTTTGATGAATGTGGTAGTTTTTCGCATTCCTCCCCATTTGTGTTGTAGTGGTCAGGGTGTGTTTCGGCATTTATGCTTCCATTTCGACAAAATGTACTCCATTTATCCAACTTGTGATGCTTTGTGATGCTAATTGAGAtgcttttaaatgtttgcatGACCGTGTGGGAAAACTTTTACTAACGCAGGCGATTTATTTGCTCgggagtggttttttttgtttcctcttaTGTCAGCGCTTCTTCTTAtgttatatgaaaaaaaaacgttatttttcacGAACTTTGTGATAATTATATCGTAACAATTCTTGCTCAAAcaagaaccaaaacaaacccgcAACCGTTTATCTCAGTTGTCCATACACAcactacacatagccacacaggGAGATCGTAccgtacagcaaacagcactACTCGCGTGAGCAAAATGTGGGTGTTGCCCACACACGCAACataaaaccacacaagacgaTCGTACCAAAGACCATACAGTTCCACTCACCTGAGTagaatgtggatacagatctcaTACACGCTACATATAGCCACAACATGGCGAtcgaatcgctcgaatggtgtgagcgagatcggctgaaGATGCTAAAGCCGAGCTCACTACTGCGCAAATGAGAGAGGAGATTTTCCCCTTAAAgcgatgcagggttggcgtcgtctGTATTCACAAGCCGtactcggtgttgttttggtcgggaaaagctaaactgtgctatgctatgcttgaaaagttcggtagagctatcgagtgaccgtcaaatgttgttgctgccaaaGATAACTTGCTGAACGAGTCATTCATACgagataccaaacgagccaaaaaacATCACGCGGAACATGTCAAAAAagaccccaaaaaccctgcaaaaatatccaacgtaggggaaactcctctctcacgcgcaatgataacacgcgagagcggctcagctatatgcacgctgcagggacatagatgttacctcttgttttggatgctctcttggtgtcgcaaatctgaaaacggccggttttgtatggaatttcgtagcagCGGATGAAAAGTTTTGGCGAGGATGCCGTTTCATCCACCTTCCTtaccctagcgatcgctctcgcgggtttgatggtatgcaatgcaatacggatGGGCAAATATATGCCACGCCTagtttacactagcgatcgctctcacgggtttgatagtatgtgatGCAATAgagatgggcaaatttattccacaattCCACGTGCACAATTTATTCCGTTTATCGTGCACACGTGTCGGTACTCCAGATGACCTGGTAAATCGAAATTTCTGTAATTGCTCCATTGCTGTATTGATTTTGTtacgaataaaataaacgcaTTCGTAAAACtccattcaatttattttatttattgatttaattcATTCTCTATTTCACATTCTCCTACCATACAGGGTGATGATGTTTGAACATAATAAATTACAGTTAAAATATCGCATATAAAATTCGCTCGCATCCGTGTTTTTGGCGCACAATGtatattttctgttttacacATTGAGTGCAAGCGCAAAGAAATTGTGCCTGAACATGTCTGTGCCACTAAAATCTATCTATTGATTGATAAAAAATCCATGAAACTGCACTACAACTACAGATAAATACAATGCTGAAACATACAGTTAGTTAATTCCTATGAAAAAGTATTTAGTGCTGCTCCGAACCGACGCTTTACGCACTAAGAATTCTAGTAGCAGCGTTGATACTAATCTGTATTGCACTTGTGGAAGCGCGCACTTAGACGACCCCAAATCACACCAGTCCGGCGGCTAAGGCCCACGGCCATTAGTTTacatcaattaaattgatcgaAATTACATTTCTTTGGCAACTTATGAGAAAGAGCGGTTCTAGAAAGGTGAATGCAGAAGTTGCCTGCTTCGATTGAATATACCATGTTGCTGCAAACCGTTGCTCTAGCAACACATTCTCTTTCTCACtattatcaaaaatatatggtgCTCGCAGAGACACTTGCTTTTTACACTAAAACATGTAATAATGCTACTCTCAGCTTATGAAATCGAATTCTGATGCTTGACGTGGCCGTTACTGAAATCGCCGCACCTGTTGCA
Protein-coding sequences here:
- the LOC128300535 gene encoding epsilon-sarcoglycan; this translates as MMEVMLKTLCILLMAASIAHGKETTYITDDVSVSELFSLRIEPRMFNWTYEGLSEQFLYRSALEGYPDLPSWVRYMYSPEYHSGFLYGTPPLRNADTRVPIEIIALNRLTYETKRLVLVLAVHRKQPAKHIIQMKIDNLNWVHMMDPGRIENLKNIFRNDLWPESRSDLHVIFMDSAVKLGARLPLRPQQREGVVVHLGSSTDFSPRMLELQEEVKPLYKISSCTYKRTSVQTTFENSGFKLDWCAFRLVTTEDDITALPHHPNESHKHAGVRKDHQHVSHFPDKWDAPLKSEVPERNYSDEIAISFAIPGMIFALLLCGLTIILCFQHEKLHDDDSEYYFNYVFYICTDFLRMQKSSRTEYSTIAPNVQMVQYSPDDVNSTIKLKSLREAPFDDTHSVSPTESYFRDGATHIGNMYMRPKPPPYKLSGNANSPTLNRNGNFEI